The DNA window CTATGAGGATACCCCAATAAGCAGGATAAGCAGGATAATGGCAGATACAGGTTATCAGAGGTTGCCTGTTGTGAAAGACGATATGCTGGTTGGGCTCATAACTCAGAGCTGCATTATAAAGGCTGTTGCGGACCACCTTTAGAGCTATACAAGGGGTTCGGGTGGAACTGGATTTCTTTCTGAATTTTTATTCCCCGAAGCCCCCATCCTCTCCAATCTGAGTTCAATGAATCTCTTACCCTTTTTTGTGCATGCATATATTGGTATTGAGGAGCCCACCTTCAGCAGCGCCCTTCTATCTGCTATCCTCCTTATGTATTTTGATGCGCAGGATGTTACAACATCACATGTATTGATTATTTTCTCTGCTCCCCTGTAATCTATTCCTGTGAGGTGAACCGCAAAGAGGTATATTTCTCCATCACTGATTCCCCTTAACTGCTCTGCCTCATCTGGATCCTTGACTGTGACTGCAACCCTTCTGTAGCCCATTTCAAGTGCCCTTTCAACGCCCTTAACCTGGTCTATTGTTGCCTTTTCAGGGTCAAGGACATTTTTGGGGCCAATTTTTTCTATAACATCCTTTTCAGGTGATGTGCTGATGAAACCTGATATTCTTCCGCCTATGCCCTGTGCAAGTTCCGGTTCTGTTACAATGACGGTTCCTGCCCCATCGCAGACCATCACGGCTGCCTCCACCTCCCCCTCAGCAAGGAGTGTTGAGATAATCTCTGAGATGCCAAATGATAGAAAATCTCTCATTCTTAATTCACGGTTGGCTGTGCACATGCCAAAATCCTTGATGCGAAATTCAATATTCTGGCGGACCGCCTCAGATGTGATCTTTTCAATGCCACGATACTTATGGAACAGGGGGCAGTAGTGGATCAGTGGCTCAGATACATGGACCACTTTACCGTCCTTCACTGTAACCCGGGTTTTGCCCAGGGCCTCTATTACATGTTCACCCAAAGAGAACACCTCAACGCTGGGGATATGGAAATCCATCGGCAGGATCAGGTTTCAGGATCAGGGAAGCATCTGACCTCAGAAGCGCATTTACAGTTGCACTGAATGAGCATAGCGTCCCTATACCACATGCAACCCTCTCATCACCAGATATGATATCCACAGTTATATAATCTTCCATTCTTACCTTTTCCCTTACACCTGCCCTGCCCATCCTGTGGAGGATCCTGTTGCCCAGGGCCCCCATGGACCTGTCAAGCCAGAAATGTTTGAGCGGGCAGAGGTCACAGTAATTTCTGAAGAGCCTGTTCCATTTGCTGCTTCCAAATCCTGCATCGATTTCAGCCCTTATGGTAGCATATGCTATGCAGCACCCCCAGTTCCTTCCAATCACCTTACCATCCTCAATGAGATATGAGTGAACCCTTCTACCCCTCCATTCAAGTCTTCCTGTGATTCCCCTCTCATATTTCTCCATTCCAGTGTTCCGGGACCTTTCTGAAGCAATTTCATTTCTCAGGGAATCCACCCTCGAAGCCGCTATGTTGATAGCACAGACCGGACAGAATCCGGATGCTGCGGATACAATTTCTTCACCGCTTTTGGAATAGAGAACAACCTTTATACCTGCCCCGTCCCTTTTAACCTCAACGGATCCCCCCTCTGACCATATCCTGGAGATGACCACGGATGCTGTGTTAACAACCCTACCATAACCTGCCATTTCTGCAACGCGCTTCTGGTCATATTTATCTGTAAGAAATGGTTTCAGGGCATCTGCAAGGTCATCATCAATAAAACCTGCGTTTATCTCTGCGTCGAGAACCGCCGGGGCCCATGTTATGTCCGAGCCCTCTCCAGCCAGATCTCCCGAGGGATCCAGTATACGTGCCCTGACGCCCTCAGGGTACTCTGAGGTTTCAACGATGAATCCCTCCTCTGAGAGATGCCTGAGTACCCGGTGACATGCGCCACATGCACCCTCTGAAAGATCAAGACCCGTGATCTGCATGGACCTCCCTCTGCAGGTGAGTGATTGTATTTATGTTACCACCCAATAATAATGGTTGCATCGTTGGTGTTTAACAGAAAAGTTTAAATTAGATGAAAACTGATTTTTTATAAGCTACGCCGGGGTGGCTCAGCTGGTTAGAGCGCACGGCTCATAGGGTATTAAGCAGTGCTCTGACTTTTTCCTGGGATACCGTGAGGTCGCGGGTTCGAATCCCGCCCCCGGCATCTTGAAACCGCTTTTTTCTATTAAAAGCGCATGATAATCTGTTTTATGGCAGCAGCACATCATCAGTCATTTATAGAGTCCGGTTAACTCTGCTAGTCAATTCCCTCAGAGCCACATCAACAGTCCTAAACTGATCATCTATCTAGTACAGTTAACTCCACTATTCTTATGCTGCTATTCTCATGCGGCAGCCATATCCTGAACTTGATCAGCTCAATGCAGTACTGGGTCATGAGGTGACCGTTAAAACCTGTGAAATCATTAATATAATTCAGTGACATATCTATACCGTAACAGACTTTAAAGAGGGTTACAATGCCTAGGAGATATGAGGGTATGGCCTACTGGGAGATGGTAAGCCGGCAGATGGGTTTCATTTCAAAGGCCCAACAGTTAAGGCTCAGGGATTCAACTGTTTCTGTAATTGGATGTGGAGGTATAGGGGGGGCTGCAGTTGAGATGCTTGCAAGAATGGGCATAGGCAGTATCCGGATAATAGACAGCGACGTATTTGAAGTCTCAAACATCAACAGACAGCTCATGAGCAGTTTCAGCGCCCTTAAACTCCCCAAGGTTGAAGTTGCAGCAGAACGCATCAGGAAGGTAAACCCATTCGCCGATGTAGAGGTATTTCATGAATGTTTCACAGAAAAAAATGCCTCAACCATAATTGATGGTAGTGACGCCGTGGTGGATGCCCTCGATAACATAACCTCAAGGGTCATGGCATCAAGAAGATGCAGCAGCCAGGGCATACCCTTCATACACGGAGCCATACATGGATCCATGGGCCAGCTGAGCGTCTTCACATCCGATTCCCCATCCTATGAGGAACTTTTCAATCTACCATCTGCGGGTCTTGAACTTACAGAGGATGTTAAGGCTAATCTTAAAGAACTATCCTCTGAGACTCCCCCAGTCATAGGACCTGCGGCGAATCTTACAGGGTGTTTGCAGGCAGCTGAGGTTTTTAAACTGATAACCGGGATGGGTGATTTAATAGTCGCCCCGAGGATGCTGAAATTTGATCTGCTCCTTGGCGAACCATTCAAAATTGTCGAACTGTAATGGCCAAAAAATATATAAACCAGTAGAAGGAAAGTTACTTCCGGTGAAGTTAAGCTCATGCCACGGAGGCATAACCCATGTCAGATAAGATTGGAAAAATAATAGCTAAAATGGATGAATGCGGAGTAAAATTCGTCCGCCTTCAGTTTGTGGACATACACGGAAAACCAAAAAACATGGCAATACCCCTGGTAAGGCCAGACCAGATAGAGGACATAATAAAGGACGGTCTCCTCTTTGATGGGTCATCAATTGAGGGATTCGTCGATATAAACGAAAGTGACCTGGTCCTCAAACCAGACCCCGACACCTTCTCAACACTCCCCTGGAGGCCAGAGGAAAAGGGTGTCTGCAGATTCATCTGTGACGTATACTGGCCAGAGGGAAAACCATTCGAGGGGGACCCAAGGTACGTACTCAAAAAGGCCCTTGACAAATACGCCCACCTGGGCTACGAATACAACGTCGGACCGGAACCCGAATTCTTCATCCTGGACCAGGACGAGGATGGGAACATAATACCCCACGACTGCGGTGCATACTTCGATGTGGAACCCGTTGACCAGGGTACGGACTTCAGGAGAAAACTGGTGATGGACCTGGAGGCCCTTGACTTCGATGTTGAGGTAAGCCACCACGAGGTCGCCCCTGGACAGCATGAGATAGACTTTAAATTTGACAAGGCACTTAAAACAGCAGACGCCGTAATAACCTTCAAGCAGGCAATAAAGGCTATAGTGGACAAGATGGGTTACATGGTAACCTTCATGCCAAAACCATTCTTCGGTGAAAACGGTAGCGGTATGCACTGCCACCAGTCACTCTTCAAGGACGGTGAAAACGTATTCTACGACCCTGACACCGAGACACAGCTATCAGAAGAGGCCATGTACTTCATAGGAGGGCTCCTCAAGCATGCCCCCGCACTATCAGCGATATGTGCGCCAACAGTCAACTCCTACAAGAGGCTCGTGCCGGGTTATGAGGCCCCTGTGTACATCGCATACGGTCTCAAAAACAGGTCAACCCTTGTGAGGATCCCTGCATCCCGTGGTAAGGGGACACGTGTAGAGCTCAGGATGCCTGACCCCTCATGCAACCCGTACCTTGCATTTGCAGCCATGCTGGAAGCAGGTATGAACGGTATACAGAACAGGATCGACCCAGGGGAGCCAACTGAAATCGACGTATTCGAAAAATCCATTCCTGAACTCAGGGAAATGGGAATCGAAACCCTCCCATCAAGTCTCTGGGAGGCATACCATGCCCTTGAGGAGGACGACGTCATCAAGGGCGCCCTCGGGGACCATGTCTATGAGAAGTTCATGGATATAAAGCACAAGGAATGGGACGACTACCGGGTGAGGGTCTTCAAGTACGAACTTGAAAGATACCTGGACATCTAACCCTCCTTTTTTATTAAACTTTAAATAACCCCCCTCCCTATTTTTTATATGGTGTTTGCTGATGGCTGAAGAGACCAACCAGAAGATGATGGAGATTTTAAGGATCCTTGCAGAGCACGACGACGTCCTTGGAGCAAAGATAATAGCATCAGAACTTAAAAAGAAGGGCTACGACCTTGGAGAACGTGCTGTTAGATACCACATGCGCATACTTGATGAAAAGGGCCTTACAGAAAGGGTTGGTTACGCCGGAAGAAGGATAACAGAAAAGGGGCTGCAGGAGATAAACCGTGGCCTCGTCTACGACCAGGTGGACTTCATATTCTCCAAGTTTGAGAGTATGATCTACCGTACAAGCTTCAATCCGGATACCCTTGAGGGGAAGGTGGTTGTAAACACGTCAAGGATATCCCCTGAATCCATCGAAACCCTGAAATATGTTATGAAAAACGGTTTCTGTTTGAGTCCCCGTGTCAGGATCGAAGAAAATGATGGGGAGTTTGTAATAAGTACCATCTGCGGAACAACGGTTGATGGGCTTCTGCTCATGAATGGGATACCTGTCATACCCCAGTTTGGGGGGCTTGTGAGGTTCGAGGAAAGCAGGCCCGTGAACTTCAGGGAACTCATAGCATACAAGAAGACATCAATGACCCCCCTGGAGGCATTCACATCCGAGAATAT is part of the Methanothermobacter sp. K4 genome and encodes:
- a CDS encoding HesA/MoeB/ThiF family protein gives rise to the protein MPRRYEGMAYWEMVSRQMGFISKAQQLRLRDSTVSVIGCGGIGGAAVEMLARMGIGSIRIIDSDVFEVSNINRQLMSSFSALKLPKVEVAAERIRKVNPFADVEVFHECFTEKNASTIIDGSDAVVDALDNITSRVMASRRCSSQGIPFIHGAIHGSMGQLSVFTSDSPSYEELFNLPSAGLELTEDVKANLKELSSETPPVIGPAANLTGCLQAAEVFKLITGMGDLIVAPRMLKFDLLLGEPFKIVEL
- the glnA gene encoding type I glutamate--ammonia ligase — translated: MSDKIGKIIAKMDECGVKFVRLQFVDIHGKPKNMAIPLVRPDQIEDIIKDGLLFDGSSIEGFVDINESDLVLKPDPDTFSTLPWRPEEKGVCRFICDVYWPEGKPFEGDPRYVLKKALDKYAHLGYEYNVGPEPEFFILDQDEDGNIIPHDCGAYFDVEPVDQGTDFRRKLVMDLEALDFDVEVSHHEVAPGQHEIDFKFDKALKTADAVITFKQAIKAIVDKMGYMVTFMPKPFFGENGSGMHCHQSLFKDGENVFYDPDTETQLSEEAMYFIGGLLKHAPALSAICAPTVNSYKRLVPGYEAPVYIAYGLKNRSTLVRIPASRGKGTRVELRMPDPSCNPYLAFAAMLEAGMNGIQNRIDPGEPTEIDVFEKSIPELREMGIETLPSSLWEAYHALEEDDVIKGALGDHVYEKFMDIKHKEWDDYRVRVFKYELERYLDI
- a CDS encoding methanogenesis marker 8 protein encodes the protein MGEHVIEALGKTRVTVKDGKVVHVSEPLIHYCPLFHKYRGIEKITSEAVRQNIEFRIKDFGMCTANRELRMRDFLSFGISEIISTLLAEGEVEAAVMVCDGAGTVIVTEPELAQGIGGRISGFISTSPEKDVIEKIGPKNVLDPEKATIDQVKGVERALEMGYRRVAVTVKDPDEAEQLRGISDGEIYLFAVHLTGIDYRGAEKIINTCDVVTSCASKYIRRIADRRALLKVGSSIPIYACTKKGKRFIELRLERMGASGNKNSERNPVPPEPLV